One genomic segment of Arthrobacter sp. zg-Y1110 includes these proteins:
- a CDS encoding anti-sigma factor domain-containing protein: MNQHSQNAGHLHELAPLYAVDALEPAEREEFEQHLADCPRCQAEVAEYAEVTAGLAAETAQTPPPALRSSVLSSIHGTQPLPGPRTGPAAVIVSLDERRRRRGRRLLAAAAAAVLLPGIGLAGWNLGVQSEQREQEQQAAQEQDRETRLLAAPDVATQRVDVNGQAATLVVSREEDAALFVADTLPDPGEGREYQLWLLEGETPIPDTHFSGGDVSVWLSGDVAKAGAVALTVEPAGGSSTPTLPLVAVAEI; the protein is encoded by the coding sequence ATGAACCAGCACAGCCAGAACGCCGGGCACCTCCATGAGCTCGCCCCGCTGTATGCCGTGGACGCCCTGGAGCCGGCCGAGCGCGAAGAATTCGAACAGCATCTGGCGGACTGCCCCCGCTGCCAGGCGGAGGTCGCCGAATATGCCGAAGTCACCGCCGGCCTTGCTGCGGAGACGGCCCAGACTCCCCCGCCTGCCCTGCGCAGCTCCGTGCTGTCTTCCATCCACGGCACCCAGCCGCTGCCTGGCCCCCGGACGGGGCCGGCCGCCGTCATCGTCTCCCTGGACGAACGACGACGACGGCGCGGGCGTCGGCTCCTGGCCGCCGCAGCGGCTGCCGTCCTGCTCCCCGGAATCGGCCTGGCCGGCTGGAACCTGGGGGTCCAGTCGGAGCAGCGCGAGCAGGAACAGCAGGCAGCTCAGGAACAGGACCGGGAAACCCGGCTGCTGGCCGCACCGGATGTCGCCACGCAGCGCGTCGACGTCAACGGCCAAGCGGCCACCCTGGTTGTTTCGCGGGAGGAGGATGCCGCCTTGTTCGTCGCGGACACCCTGCCCGATCCCGGCGAGGGACGGGAGTACCAGCTCTGGCTGCTCGAGGGCGAGACTCCCATTCCGGATACGCACTTTTCCGGAGGGGACGTCAGCGTCTGGCTCAGCGGCGACGTCGCCAAGGCCGGAGCCGTGGCCCTGACGGTTGAGCCTGCGGGCGGGTCCTCCACGCCTACGTTGCCGCTGGTGGCCGTCGCCGAGATCTAG
- a CDS encoding sigma-70 family RNA polymerase sigma factor: MTVFSANISPSVAAAGGRRRRDDLWEPMTDSGTGPTDFTARPAPEDRQEDRGVGLADLVRRCGEGDETSFAALYDATSAKVYGLAVRVTRSPEIAAEVVQEVYLMAWQQSARFDPTRGTVLAWLCTLAHRRAVDRVRQVAREREREQTYEDQRTGTPVDQTWQEVEQGMKTHEVQNGLSTLTPLQREAVALAYYQGFTYQEVALRLDIPLGTAKARIRDGLKKLRSALGGQS; the protein is encoded by the coding sequence ATGACAGTGTTCTCAGCGAACATCTCCCCGTCCGTTGCCGCGGCCGGGGGCCGTCGTCGAAGGGATGACCTGTGGGAGCCCATGACTGACTCGGGAACCGGCCCGACGGATTTCACTGCTCGGCCTGCACCGGAAGACCGGCAGGAGGACCGAGGGGTCGGGCTCGCCGATCTGGTGCGCCGCTGCGGCGAAGGTGACGAAACCAGTTTCGCGGCCCTGTATGACGCCACCTCTGCCAAGGTGTACGGGCTGGCGGTACGGGTGACCAGGTCTCCGGAAATCGCGGCCGAAGTTGTCCAGGAGGTCTATCTGATGGCCTGGCAGCAGTCCGCACGTTTCGACCCGACGCGCGGGACAGTGCTGGCATGGTTATGCACCCTTGCCCACCGCAGGGCAGTGGACCGGGTGCGCCAGGTGGCCCGTGAACGGGAGCGGGAACAGACCTATGAGGACCAACGGACGGGAACGCCAGTGGACCAGACATGGCAGGAAGTGGAGCAGGGGATGAAAACCCACGAGGTGCAGAACGGGTTGAGCACCCTCACCCCGCTCCAACGCGAAGCCGTTGCCTTGGCCTACTACCAGGGATTCACCTATCAGGAGGTTGCCCTGCGCCTGGATATCCCGTTGGGCACAGCCAAAGCACGGATCCGTGACGGGTTGAAGAAGCTTCGCTCGGCATTGGGGGGACAGTCATGA
- a CDS encoding class F sortase yields MTASRPGRRAGLMSCAAAALLLLSGCSGTAAPETGAPTTTTTTAAAPAATAAASSQPAAPQADAPPVLSPSAPVSLSIPATGTESRLLHLGLREDGSLEVPPEPPGSPASWYTGSPTPGERGPAVLLGHVNATGGGEGVFAGLRNLSPGDRLEIAREDGSTAVFSVDRGEQYGKDEFPTLAVYGNTAGAELRLITCDGFDPATGTFDDNYVVYASLSR; encoded by the coding sequence ATGACGGCATCCCGCCCCGGCCGCCGCGCAGGACTGATGTCCTGCGCGGCGGCCGCGCTTCTCCTGCTCTCCGGATGCAGCGGCACGGCCGCGCCGGAGACCGGAGCACCGACAACCACCACAACGACGGCGGCTGCCCCGGCTGCCACGGCCGCCGCGTCAAGCCAGCCTGCAGCCCCGCAGGCTGACGCTCCTCCGGTGCTTTCCCCCTCCGCGCCGGTGTCCTTATCTATCCCGGCCACCGGCACCGAATCCCGGCTCCTGCATCTTGGACTGCGGGAGGACGGTTCCCTCGAGGTTCCGCCGGAGCCTCCCGGTTCGCCGGCGAGCTGGTACACGGGCTCGCCCACCCCGGGGGAACGCGGCCCCGCCGTGCTGCTGGGGCATGTCAACGCCACCGGCGGCGGCGAGGGAGTCTTTGCCGGCCTGCGGAACCTGTCGCCCGGCGACCGGCTCGAAATTGCCCGGGAAGACGGGAGCACTGCGGTCTTCTCGGTAGACCGGGGAGAGCAATACGGCAAGGACGAGTTTCCTACGCTCGCGGTGTACGGCAATACCGCCGGTGCAGAGCTGCGCCTGATCACCTGCGACGGTTTCGACCCTGCCACCGGAACCTTCGACGACAACTACGTTGTCTACGCCAGTCTCAGCCGGTGA
- a CDS encoding zinc ribbon domain-containing protein: protein MKHCTSCGAELQPHWKFCTNCQAPQPAQSGGESTAPQGTEADAASNSGTHRADSPQAASPQAASPQTDDSQSPAQAEQPTQRFEPAPVQTPAPAEQPTQRFGQAPSQQHSEQQAAAMRAPGAPTSVFDPPFVSQAAAQSGSGQPGYTGPAGSGPHSGGPNDGGPTGPQGPAGPGAPSSGGKKPSRKLTIILVSVLALLVILGLAAFFIVQNMVRGGAGSAEGAADKVVEAIESKDIIGLATMVPPEEREPLQRIQEQLEDKAEEFRLEEAINKVSDEDSEIDDDLTFDGMDITFEGVDPKVTEIDDHTALIEYTSGEARFQIDPAKTTGTIRSAIEAGDLEDEEKIDETVQLNELGPDGSPLTLLATERDGRWYVSPMYSIVEMINESEGFDRGSVPESAGGSDSPAAAAQAAVEAVPEAVSEGSLEPLAGTLSIHEGSMLYLYPDLFDDLMAGASGEELNISDVRFTDGDKDGDRAVAVVENITVESEYGDKITLTSDCIEGERESDSICFGESGYSIEPSVEMLGGAKIMSLTTIEEDGKWRVSLGHTVADWIINWTDSLTREQALAMLQLANTEDATGDISVDESTEVEFNSAGFAVLNLTVDEEMALEAEDGDFGDMLVYSEDGKEQIADLGWGDEVEAGNYKLVVFAGPEWQEEFAEKGKDFEYSADLTLVEGKGYDFSDSSSDDSDYSDESLPSGSYISSDYGVLSTGASSESAKSHTLSGTDAEADLEISALGSTTSKIVIGITLDGKEEKVEIPAGERTEYSIAYPNDGKDHELKVQILSATPETDFALVSYTVAVKTK, encoded by the coding sequence TTGAAACACTGCACGTCCTGCGGCGCTGAACTGCAGCCGCATTGGAAATTCTGTACCAACTGCCAGGCACCTCAGCCGGCACAGTCGGGCGGCGAAAGCACCGCACCTCAAGGCACCGAAGCCGATGCGGCCTCGAATTCCGGAACGCACCGCGCTGACTCCCCGCAGGCAGCATCCCCGCAGGCAGCCTCCCCTCAGACCGACGACTCCCAGAGCCCGGCCCAGGCCGAGCAGCCGACGCAGCGCTTCGAGCCGGCTCCGGTTCAGACTCCGGCCCCGGCCGAGCAGCCGACGCAGCGCTTCGGGCAGGCCCCGTCCCAGCAGCACAGCGAACAGCAGGCCGCAGCTATGCGCGCTCCGGGTGCGCCGACTTCCGTGTTCGACCCACCTTTTGTCTCGCAAGCTGCGGCCCAGTCCGGATCCGGCCAGCCAGGCTACACCGGCCCCGCCGGCTCAGGTCCCCACTCAGGTGGTCCCAACGACGGCGGCCCCACTGGTCCGCAGGGGCCCGCCGGACCGGGCGCGCCGTCGTCGGGCGGCAAGAAGCCTTCCCGCAAGCTGACGATCATCCTGGTCTCCGTGCTGGCACTCCTGGTCATCCTGGGGCTGGCCGCGTTCTTCATCGTGCAGAACATGGTCCGCGGAGGTGCCGGGTCCGCCGAAGGCGCTGCCGACAAGGTGGTGGAGGCCATCGAGTCCAAGGACATCATTGGGCTGGCTACCATGGTGCCGCCGGAGGAACGCGAACCGCTCCAGCGCATCCAGGAGCAGCTTGAGGACAAGGCCGAGGAATTCCGGTTGGAGGAAGCGATCAACAAGGTCTCTGACGAAGACTCGGAGATTGACGACGACCTGACTTTCGACGGCATGGACATCACCTTTGAGGGTGTGGATCCCAAGGTCACCGAGATCGATGACCACACCGCCCTGATTGAGTACACCTCCGGCGAAGCACGTTTCCAGATAGATCCGGCGAAAACTACCGGAACCATCCGCTCCGCGATCGAGGCCGGAGATCTTGAGGACGAGGAAAAGATCGACGAAACCGTCCAGCTTAACGAACTCGGACCGGACGGCTCGCCCCTGACCCTGCTGGCCACCGAACGCGACGGCCGCTGGTACGTGAGCCCGATGTACAGCATTGTCGAAATGATCAACGAGAGTGAAGGCTTTGACCGCGGCAGCGTTCCCGAATCGGCGGGCGGCAGCGACAGCCCGGCAGCAGCAGCGCAGGCGGCAGTAGAGGCGGTGCCGGAGGCGGTTTCCGAAGGAAGCCTGGAGCCGCTCGCCGGCACACTGTCCATCCATGAGGGCAGCATGCTCTACCTGTACCCGGACCTGTTCGATGACCTGATGGCCGGCGCCAGTGGGGAAGAGCTGAACATCAGCGACGTGCGGTTCACGGATGGTGACAAGGACGGCGACCGTGCCGTCGCCGTCGTCGAGAACATCACTGTTGAAAGCGAATACGGCGACAAGATCACCCTGACCAGCGATTGCATCGAGGGCGAGCGGGAGTCCGACAGCATCTGCTTCGGCGAGTCCGGCTACTCCATTGAGCCCTCCGTGGAGATGCTGGGCGGTGCGAAGATCATGAGCCTGACCACCATCGAGGAGGACGGCAAGTGGCGGGTGAGCCTGGGGCACACCGTCGCGGATTGGATCATCAACTGGACCGATTCCCTGACCCGTGAGCAGGCCCTGGCTATGCTGCAGCTCGCGAATACCGAGGACGCCACCGGAGATATCAGCGTGGACGAATCCACCGAGGTGGAGTTCAACTCGGCCGGCTTCGCGGTCCTCAACCTGACGGTGGACGAGGAAATGGCCCTGGAAGCAGAAGACGGCGACTTCGGCGACATGCTGGTTTACTCCGAGGATGGCAAGGAGCAGATCGCGGACCTGGGATGGGGCGATGAGGTCGAGGCGGGCAACTACAAGCTCGTGGTCTTTGCCGGCCCGGAATGGCAGGAAGAGTTCGCCGAAAAGGGCAAGGACTTCGAGTACTCCGCCGACCTGACCCTGGTTGAGGGGAAGGGCTACGACTTCTCGGATTCCTCTTCGGATGATTCGGATTACTCTGACGAGTCACTGCCTTCCGGTTCGTACATCAGCAGCGATTACGGCGTGCTCTCCACCGGGGCCTCGTCAGAGTCCGCGAAGAGCCACACCCTCTCGGGCACCGACGCCGAAGCCGACCTGGAGATCAGCGCCCTCGGCTCGACGACTTCCAAGATCGTCATCGGGATCACGCTGGACGGCAAGGAAGAGAAAGTTGAAATCCCGGCAGGGGAGCGGACCGAATACTCCATCGCTTACCCCAACGACGGCAAGGACCACGAGCTGAAAGTCCAGATACTGTCTGCCACTCCGGAGACCGACTTCGCTCTTGTGAGCTACACGGTCGCGGTCAAGACGAAGTAG
- a CDS encoding SGNH/GDSL hydrolase family protein codes for MKNSACAGARRRAAAGIAGAAILLSGCSTAPAAGPPSDSTTTTAAASPDPTSTSSPSPTPTPEPPRPSGWLEEITGDVGRLAILGDSFAAGEGADDYQPAVSGVRDSCHRSLHPAAAELFAPQNIANLACSRATTGHLTAQQRLAVTDSGAGPNTDPGTVPAQLEQLRGFEPTLVVLSVGGNNLDFAGILQACLLETTPCSDDPQLAAHAAEQLSALEADLVDAYAGVAAAVSAPVLVLPYPQLFDEPDGDCGRLSTAEQRFGRDLINDLNAVIRSAVDSSSAPNIYYVDAVEQALAGHGACSPEPFVHAADVSGLLKAADSFTANQELLHPTSAGYRAMTAELVHWAAEHPVPQ; via the coding sequence ATGAAAAACTCCGCATGCGCCGGCGCGAGGCGGCGTGCAGCAGCCGGCATCGCGGGGGCCGCAATACTGCTCTCCGGGTGCTCGACCGCCCCTGCCGCCGGACCGCCGTCGGACAGCACGACGACGACGGCAGCGGCCAGCCCCGATCCGACCTCGACCTCGAGCCCAAGCCCAACCCCAACGCCGGAACCGCCCCGCCCCTCAGGCTGGCTCGAGGAGATTACCGGCGACGTCGGACGCCTGGCCATCCTCGGCGACTCCTTCGCTGCGGGGGAGGGGGCCGACGATTACCAGCCTGCAGTGTCGGGGGTCCGGGATTCCTGCCACCGCAGCCTCCACCCGGCCGCTGCGGAACTGTTTGCTCCACAGAACATTGCCAACCTGGCGTGTTCCCGGGCCACCACGGGGCACCTGACCGCGCAGCAACGGCTGGCAGTAACGGATTCCGGAGCCGGACCGAATACCGACCCGGGTACGGTCCCGGCACAACTGGAGCAGCTGCGCGGCTTCGAACCGACCCTGGTGGTGCTCTCGGTGGGCGGCAACAACCTCGACTTCGCCGGAATCCTGCAGGCCTGCCTGCTGGAAACCACTCCCTGCAGCGACGACCCGCAACTGGCCGCCCACGCGGCAGAGCAGCTGTCCGCCCTCGAGGCGGACCTCGTGGACGCCTACGCGGGCGTGGCGGCCGCGGTCTCCGCTCCGGTGCTGGTGCTTCCGTACCCCCAGCTTTTTGATGAGCCCGACGGCGACTGCGGCCGGCTCAGCACCGCGGAACAACGCTTCGGCCGGGACCTCATCAATGACTTGAACGCCGTCATCCGGTCCGCCGTGGACAGCTCCTCCGCGCCGAACATCTACTACGTGGACGCCGTCGAACAGGCACTGGCCGGACACGGCGCCTGCAGCCCGGAACCGTTTGTCCATGCCGCGGATGTCTCCGGTCTGCTGAAGGCCGCCGATTCGTTTACCGCCAACCAGGAGCTGCTGCACCCCACCTCTGCGGGCTACCGTGCCATGACCGCGGAGCTGGTCCATTGGGCTGCAGAGCACCCCGTGCCGCAGTGA
- a CDS encoding enoyl-CoA hydratase/isomerase family protein, translating to MTEPPQQTQAFAGFSTLRVTEGADRVHVQLHRPEVRNAIDAAMVKELHAVCAELERQPRVLILSGTEAGGKGIFASGADITELRERRRDDALAGINSGLFTRIAALPLPVIAALDGFALGGGAELAYAADFRLGTPRLKIGQPEAGLGIMAAAGATWRLKELVGEPLAKDMLLAGRILSGEEALAVRLITELHHPAGLLAAAHALADRITASDPLALRLTKAAFAAPRDAHPLIDNLAQGILFESEAKLNRMQAFLDRKENSRGLRER from the coding sequence GTGACGGAACCCCCGCAGCAGACCCAGGCATTCGCAGGATTTTCCACGCTCCGGGTGACCGAGGGAGCGGACCGGGTCCACGTCCAGCTGCACCGGCCCGAGGTCCGCAACGCCATTGACGCGGCCATGGTGAAGGAACTGCATGCAGTCTGCGCCGAACTGGAGCGGCAGCCGCGGGTCCTGATCCTCTCCGGCACCGAGGCCGGCGGAAAGGGGATCTTCGCCTCCGGGGCGGACATCACCGAGCTGCGCGAACGCCGCCGCGACGACGCCCTGGCCGGCATCAACTCCGGCCTCTTCACCCGGATAGCCGCGCTGCCGCTGCCGGTCATCGCCGCACTGGACGGATTTGCGCTGGGCGGCGGAGCGGAACTGGCCTACGCCGCGGACTTCCGGCTGGGCACACCACGGCTGAAGATCGGCCAGCCCGAAGCAGGGCTGGGAATCATGGCGGCTGCCGGAGCCACCTGGCGGCTGAAGGAGCTGGTGGGCGAGCCGCTGGCCAAGGACATGCTGCTGGCCGGACGGATCCTGTCCGGGGAGGAAGCACTGGCTGTCCGGCTGATCACCGAACTCCACCACCCCGCCGGCCTGCTGGCCGCCGCCCACGCGCTCGCGGACCGCATCACCGCCTCCGATCCGCTGGCCCTGCGCCTGACCAAAGCTGCCTTCGCCGCCCCGCGTGACGCGCATCCGCTGATCGACAACCTCGCCCAGGGAATCCTCTTTGAATCCGAGGCGAAGTTGAACCGCATGCAGGCCTTCCTCGACCGCAAGGAGAATTCCCGTGGCCTTCGAGAGCGCTGA
- a CDS encoding 3-hydroxyacyl-CoA dehydrogenase family protein, with the protein MGAGIAHAFLLAGADVVVVERDREAADAARTRVTGSLGKSVERGDTDESAQELAERAAFAVDYGQFAGCGLVVEAVPEDYALKSAALRAVEEQLDDGAWLATNTSSLSVDRLAAGLKRPENFCGLHFFNPVPASRLVELVLGDRTSEQLAASAREWIEALGKAAVVVRDAPGFASSRLGVAIALEAMRMVEEGVASAEDIDAAMTLGYRHPTGPLRTTDLVGLDVRLGIAEYLHSTLGDRFAPPQILRDKVARGELGRKTGQGFFSYE; encoded by the coding sequence ATGGGAGCGGGTATAGCCCACGCCTTCCTTCTCGCCGGAGCGGACGTGGTGGTGGTCGAACGGGACCGGGAAGCCGCCGACGCCGCCCGCACCCGGGTCACCGGGTCTCTCGGCAAAAGCGTGGAACGCGGGGACACGGATGAAAGCGCCCAAGAGCTCGCTGAGCGTGCCGCCTTCGCCGTGGATTATGGACAGTTTGCGGGCTGCGGCCTGGTGGTGGAAGCGGTGCCGGAGGACTACGCGCTGAAGTCCGCGGCCCTGCGCGCTGTGGAGGAACAGCTCGACGACGGCGCCTGGCTGGCGACCAACACGTCCTCGCTGTCCGTGGACCGGCTGGCTGCGGGTTTGAAGCGGCCGGAGAACTTCTGCGGCCTGCACTTCTTCAATCCCGTGCCGGCTTCCCGCTTGGTGGAACTGGTCCTCGGCGACCGTACATCGGAGCAGCTGGCCGCCAGCGCACGGGAATGGATCGAAGCCCTGGGCAAGGCCGCCGTCGTCGTCCGCGATGCGCCCGGTTTTGCGTCCTCCAGGCTCGGCGTCGCCATTGCCCTGGAAGCCATGCGGATGGTCGAGGAGGGGGTGGCATCCGCCGAGGACATCGACGCCGCCATGACGCTGGGCTACCGCCATCCCACCGGCCCGCTGCGCACTACGGACCTGGTGGGACTGGACGTCCGGCTGGGCATTGCCGAGTACCTGCACTCGACACTGGGGGACCGCTTCGCGCCGCCGCAGATCCTCCGCGACAAGGTGGCCCGCGGCGAACTCGGACGGAAGACAGGGCAGGGCTTCTTCAGCTACGAATAG
- a CDS encoding nucleoside hydrolase yields MHSSSSPDQSRRIPVIADVDTGVDDALALTFLARSPRIDLRAVTCVAGNTDVDQVLRNTLDVLDLAGRPDVPVARGAERPLINEPRNAHAFHGANGIGGLQLPAASASASPLAAVELLHRTIEESPEPVTLLGIGPLTNLAVFLRAYPLTARKLERIVFMGGSAGMGNATSHAEFNAWHDPEALAVVLESGVPVTMYGLDVFMVATLDAPQYLLLEASTDPGARLVGSLLALGARTRAAGGVLGAEPLPTVSANDGTLEPMTIGDAGAACLIAAPETVVLEDYPVRVELAGHSRGQTLVDRRRIAGEDAVHGLLAPAPVISVAMALDHPAMVRTFLDTVAPGEAIRS; encoded by the coding sequence GTGCATTCTTCTTCCTCCCCCGATCAATCGCGCCGCATCCCGGTGATTGCCGACGTCGACACCGGCGTGGACGATGCCCTGGCCCTGACCTTCCTGGCCCGCAGCCCGCGCATCGACCTGCGCGCAGTGACCTGCGTGGCCGGGAACACCGACGTCGACCAGGTACTGCGCAATACCCTGGACGTGCTGGACCTTGCCGGCCGGCCGGACGTTCCGGTGGCCCGCGGGGCGGAGCGGCCGCTGATCAACGAGCCCCGCAACGCACACGCCTTCCACGGCGCCAACGGGATCGGCGGGCTGCAGCTGCCGGCCGCCAGTGCATCGGCTTCGCCCCTGGCCGCCGTCGAACTGCTGCACCGCACCATCGAAGAGTCTCCGGAACCGGTGACCCTGCTGGGCATCGGCCCGCTGACCAACCTGGCGGTGTTCCTGCGTGCCTACCCGCTCACGGCCCGGAAGCTGGAGCGGATTGTGTTTATGGGCGGATCGGCCGGGATGGGCAATGCCACCTCGCATGCCGAGTTCAATGCCTGGCATGATCCGGAGGCGCTGGCCGTGGTGCTGGAGAGCGGCGTGCCCGTGACCATGTACGGGCTGGACGTCTTTATGGTGGCGACCCTCGATGCGCCGCAGTACCTGTTGCTGGAAGCCTCCACGGATCCCGGTGCCCGGCTCGTGGGCTCCCTGCTGGCTTTGGGAGCGCGGACCCGGGCGGCCGGAGGCGTCCTGGGCGCGGAGCCGCTTCCCACGGTGAGCGCCAACGACGGCACCCTCGAGCCCATGACCATCGGCGACGCCGGTGCCGCCTGCCTGATCGCCGCACCGGAAACCGTGGTCCTCGAGGATTACCCGGTGCGGGTGGAGCTTGCCGGGCACAGCCGCGGGCAAACCCTGGTGGACCGGCGGAGGATCGCCGGCGAGGACGCGGTGCACGGGCTGCTCGCACCGGCACCGGTGATTTCGGTGGCCATGGCGCTGGACCACCCCGCCATGGTCCGGACTTTCCTGGACACGGTGGCTCCGGGCGAGGCTATTCGTAGCTGA
- a CDS encoding FAD-binding oxidoreductase produces MPNTLPPDTVAVLGGGVLGLSTAVQLLRGGADVLLVTEAEVGSGASGRSLSWLNAGGSYGEDYYRLRMAGIDRYRTLLAQNPGIDWLAFDGGLYWDDDPFVVVERHNEQTRQGYEARMLERDDVPGMVPGVDPGVLPHRVLVNPGEGWVSLPHLVRYLAEEFTMRGGTMIEHTGMCTLTRGAGSDGGIRARGIRTAGGEEYAADAVVVACGAGTPAVLAEAGVHLPDASDPAMLVISEPVDHGLRAVLNTPRISLRPHPGGRLAMDSTWYLDRVQRREDGSWSVDSEVPAELAAEASRVLAGHPEVVPQSRQPGLKPVPGDGEPVLGELAALSGCWTAFTHSGATLGLIAGELVAAEIRTGRRHPLLEPFRPERFSFGWDS; encoded by the coding sequence ATGCCGAACACGCTTCCGCCGGATACCGTCGCCGTCCTGGGCGGCGGAGTGCTGGGACTTTCCACTGCGGTGCAGCTGCTGCGCGGCGGCGCGGACGTGCTGCTGGTGACGGAAGCGGAAGTGGGCAGCGGAGCCTCCGGGCGCTCACTGTCCTGGCTGAACGCCGGCGGGAGTTACGGCGAAGATTACTACCGGCTGCGGATGGCGGGTATCGACCGGTACCGGACCCTGCTGGCGCAGAATCCCGGCATCGACTGGCTTGCCTTCGACGGCGGCCTGTACTGGGACGATGACCCGTTCGTTGTCGTTGAGCGGCACAACGAACAGACCCGGCAGGGCTACGAGGCCCGGATGCTGGAACGCGATGACGTTCCAGGCATGGTGCCCGGCGTGGACCCGGGGGTGCTGCCCCACCGGGTGCTGGTCAACCCGGGTGAAGGCTGGGTGTCGCTGCCGCACCTGGTCCGGTACCTGGCCGAGGAGTTCACGATGCGCGGCGGCACGATGATCGAACACACCGGAATGTGCACTCTTACCCGCGGCGCCGGGTCCGACGGCGGCATCAGGGCACGCGGGATCCGCACCGCCGGCGGGGAAGAATACGCGGCCGACGCCGTCGTCGTCGCCTGCGGAGCCGGCACGCCCGCAGTGCTGGCCGAGGCCGGCGTCCACCTGCCCGATGCCTCCGACCCGGCCATGCTGGTGATCAGCGAACCGGTGGACCACGGACTGCGGGCCGTGCTGAACACGCCGCGGATTTCGCTTCGCCCGCACCCCGGTGGGCGGCTCGCGATGGATTCCACCTGGTACCTGGACCGCGTGCAGCGCCGGGAGGACGGCAGCTGGAGCGTGGATTCCGAGGTGCCGGCCGAGTTGGCGGCGGAGGCGAGCCGGGTGCTGGCCGGGCATCCGGAGGTGGTGCCGCAGAGCCGGCAGCCGGGGTTGAAACCGGTGCCGGGGGACGGTGAACCGGTGCTCGGCGAGCTTGCCGCGCTGTCCGGCTGCTGGACCGCCTTCACGCACTCGGGGGCCACACTGGGCCTGATCGCAGGGGAGTTGGTGGCCGCGGAAATCCGCACCGGCCGCCGGCATCCGCTGCTGGAACCGTTCCGGCCCGAGCGGTTCAGTTTCGGCTGGGACTCCTAA
- a CDS encoding ROK family transcriptional regulator — MESGIISAPAPAGRGTDNLRSTNLSRILTLLHRNGQLSRADLTRLTGFNRSTIGALVGELAGMGLAYETDPPAGRVGRPSPLVHPNERVAAIVVHPDVDAVTVGLVGLGGRVHRRVRHDTVSRPSVAETVSITRAVLAGMAPDLAGMDRIAGVGVAVPGLTRTSDGQVLLAPHLGWRNEPLAAPLAEALDLPVFAGNDATLGSVAESLFGAAVDTDNAVYLNGSASGIGGGIIVAGRPLRGADGYAGELGHTLVRSDGERCHCGRRGCLETEVNLAGLLEVLGLDRADQDTLDAAMAEQQTAAVRAEADRQLDQLAVALTNFVNIFNPDTIVLGGFLGTLFASNPQRLTDAVAAEAVAGLGRRVQLRRAALRSELLLVGAAELAFAPVLAAPRPA, encoded by the coding sequence GTGGAAAGCGGCATTATCAGCGCCCCTGCACCGGCAGGCCGCGGCACCGATAACCTGCGGTCCACCAACCTCTCCCGCATCCTGACCCTGCTGCACCGGAACGGGCAGCTCTCCCGCGCGGACCTGACCCGGCTTACCGGCTTCAACCGCTCCACCATCGGCGCCCTGGTCGGCGAACTGGCCGGCATGGGGCTGGCTTACGAGACCGATCCGCCCGCTGGACGGGTCGGCCGGCCCAGCCCGCTGGTCCACCCCAACGAGCGGGTGGCCGCCATAGTGGTCCATCCCGACGTCGACGCCGTGACCGTCGGCCTGGTGGGGCTGGGCGGGCGGGTGCACCGCCGGGTCCGCCACGACACAGTTTCGCGGCCGAGCGTGGCCGAGACGGTAAGCATCACCCGCGCCGTGCTGGCCGGGATGGCTCCGGACCTGGCCGGAATGGACCGGATTGCCGGGGTCGGCGTGGCCGTTCCCGGGCTCACCCGCACCTCCGACGGCCAGGTGCTGCTGGCACCGCACCTGGGTTGGCGGAACGAGCCGCTGGCCGCTCCCCTGGCCGAGGCGCTGGACCTGCCGGTCTTCGCCGGCAACGACGCCACCCTGGGTTCGGTGGCCGAGAGTCTCTTCGGTGCCGCCGTCGACACCGACAATGCCGTGTACCTCAACGGCAGCGCGAGCGGGATCGGCGGCGGGATCATCGTCGCCGGCAGGCCGCTGCGAGGGGCGGACGGCTACGCGGGCGAGCTCGGGCACACGCTGGTCCGCAGCGACGGCGAGCGGTGCCACTGCGGCCGCCGCGGCTGCCTGGAAACGGAAGTGAACCTGGCCGGCCTGCTGGAGGTGCTGGGCCTGGACCGCGCGGACCAGGACACACTGGACGCGGCGATGGCCGAACAGCAGACCGCAGCAGTGCGCGCCGAGGCGGACCGGCAGCTGGATCAGCTGGCAGTGGCGCTGACGAACTTCGTGAACATCTTCAACCCGGACACGATTGTCCTGGGCGGTTTCCTCGGCACCCTGTTCGCTTCCAATCCCCAGCGGCTGACCGACGCCGTTGCCGCCGAGGCGGTCGCGGGCCTGGGCCGGCGGGTACAGCTGCGCCGGGCGGCGCTGCGTTCGGAACTGCTGCTGGTCGGCGCCGCGGAGCTGGCCTTCGCTCCGGTGCTGGCCGCGCCGCGCCCGGCCTAG